One stretch of Hoeflea sp. 108 DNA includes these proteins:
- a CDS encoding aspartate dehydrogenase: MSGSKPRRPLRLCFVGWGAIASRVGALLAERQPDAIEVVAVAVRDAGRERAGLPQGARLISRPDELAGLDLDMVIEAAGRPAVSAWGEAALRHAGSFVVSSTSAFTDEALLGLLLSVADEAGSRILVPSGALGDLGALAAASVLPLDDVRHSIVKPPRAWHGTKAAELVHLDSLTERTEFFVGSAREAAASFPQNANVAVITALSGIGLERTRVALVADPHVSRNVHEISASGAFGKLDLRLENEPLKINPKSSEMTALSLVRLIENGTATLVR; the protein is encoded by the coding sequence ATGTCGGGCTCTAAACCCCGTCGCCCTCTGCGGCTCTGCTTCGTCGGCTGGGGGGCAATTGCCAGCCGCGTAGGCGCACTGCTGGCCGAGCGCCAGCCCGATGCGATCGAGGTCGTCGCGGTCGCTGTGCGTGATGCCGGGCGCGAGCGTGCTGGCCTGCCGCAAGGCGCGCGCCTGATCTCCCGCCCTGACGAGCTGGCCGGGCTCGATCTGGACATGGTGATCGAGGCGGCAGGTCGGCCGGCCGTGTCCGCCTGGGGCGAGGCGGCGCTGCGCCACGCCGGAAGCTTCGTGGTTTCCTCGACCAGCGCCTTCACCGACGAGGCGTTGCTCGGCCTGCTGCTGTCGGTCGCCGATGAGGCCGGAAGCCGCATCCTTGTACCCTCCGGCGCACTCGGCGACCTTGGCGCGCTGGCCGCAGCCTCCGTGCTGCCGCTCGACGATGTCCGCCATTCGATCGTCAAGCCGCCCCGTGCCTGGCACGGCACCAAGGCTGCCGAACTTGTCCACCTCGACAGTCTCACCGAGCGAACCGAATTCTTCGTCGGCTCGGCGCGCGAGGCGGCAGCAAGCTTCCCACAGAATGCCAATGTCGCCGTTATAACAGCACTGTCGGGCATCGGCCTCGAGCGCACGCGCGTTGCGCTGGTTGCCGACCCCCATGTCAGCCGCAACGTCCACGAGATCAGTGCTTCCGGTGCCTTCGGTAAGCTCGACCTAAGGCTCGAAAACGAGCCACTGAAGATCAATCCCAAATCCTCCGAGATGACCGCGCTCAGCCTCGTACGCCTCATCGAGAACGGTACGGCGACGCTGGTACGCTGA
- a CDS encoding pyridoxal phosphate-dependent aminotransferase, translating to MKRVARRISETPQKSFGMYQKAAALAGSGRDLIHLELGRPSADTPDHIKQATIAALLAGDVHYSDLKGTASFREALAEKLRRQNGMDVTAADVLVTNGLTHASFAAFLALLDPGDEAILLDPFYPQHVGKIELAGAKPVFVQLDAGNDFTIDIDLIEAKITPRTRMIVLVNPVNPTGRVYSRAELQGLADLAIARDLLVLSDEVYEDMVYDGHAHTSIAALPGMAERTITAFAFTKSFAMDGWRLGYLTAPAWAMPGLLKITANDATHVNTFIQAGGRAAITGPSEVLADLVDDDRQKRDLVVRRLNQMPGVKCPSPQGAIYAFPDISAFGIPSQTLAEKILNEADVVVEAGSFYGQSGEGHLRVCFGSESLERLDEGMDRLSRFFNNLWDGRDGAASQAVEAKRGSA from the coding sequence ATGAAGCGGGTAGCCAGGCGTATCTCGGAGACGCCGCAAAAGTCGTTCGGCATGTATCAGAAGGCTGCGGCCCTTGCCGGCAGCGGGCGCGATCTCATTCATCTGGAGCTGGGGCGCCCTTCTGCCGATACGCCGGATCACATCAAGCAGGCAACGATCGCGGCGTTGCTGGCTGGCGACGTCCACTACAGCGACCTCAAGGGGACTGCCAGCTTCCGCGAGGCGCTCGCCGAAAAGCTGCGCCGGCAGAATGGCATGGATGTCACCGCCGCCGATGTCCTTGTCACCAACGGCCTCACTCATGCGTCCTTCGCTGCTTTCCTCGCGCTGCTTGATCCGGGTGACGAGGCGATCCTGCTCGATCCGTTCTATCCGCAGCATGTCGGCAAGATCGAGCTCGCCGGTGCAAAGCCGGTATTCGTCCAGCTCGATGCCGGCAACGACTTCACCATCGACATCGATCTGATCGAAGCCAAGATCACGCCGCGCACCCGGATGATCGTGCTGGTCAATCCGGTCAATCCGACCGGCCGCGTCTACTCCCGCGCCGAACTGCAGGGCCTGGCCGATCTGGCGATCGCGCGTGACCTGCTCGTGCTTTCCGACGAGGTCTATGAAGACATGGTCTATGACGGCCATGCCCATACCAGCATTGCAGCGCTTCCCGGCATGGCCGAGCGCACCATCACAGCCTTTGCATTCACCAAATCCTTTGCCATGGATGGGTGGCGTCTAGGCTATCTGACAGCGCCGGCGTGGGCCATGCCGGGTCTGCTCAAGATCACCGCCAACGACGCCACCCACGTCAATACATTTATCCAGGCCGGTGGTCGCGCTGCGATCACCGGCCCTTCTGAAGTGCTTGCCGACCTGGTTGACGACGACCGGCAGAAGCGCGACCTGGTCGTGCGCCGGCTGAACCAGATGCCTGGGGTGAAATGTCCTTCGCCCCAGGGCGCCATCTACGCCTTCCCTGACATCTCCGCGTTCGGTATTCCCTCGCAGACGCTCGCGGAAAAGATCCTCAACGAGGCGGATGTGGTGGTCGAGGCGGGCAGTTTCTACGGTCAATCGGGCGAGGGCCACTTGCGCGTCTGTTTCGGTTCCGAAAGCCTGGAGCGTCTGGACGAAGGCATGGATCGCTTGTCGCGCTTCTTCAACAATCTGTGGGACGGGCGGGACGGCGCGGCAAGCCAGGCGGTCGAAGCCAAGCGAGGCAGTGCATGA
- a CDS encoding ABC transporter ATP-binding protein has translation MLSVAKLQSGYGRSQVLFDVELEIGEGEVVTLLGRNGMGKTTTVKSIMGLVRPMSGEVRFTGRDVRGATPETVARLGVGLVPEGRQTFATLTVRENLVATAANRLGRKDPWTLERVYALFPRLKERAGQAAGTLSGGEQQMLVVGRALMTNPKLLILDEATEGLAPVIRAEIWGCIEALKAEGQSILLIDKNLNVLKRLADRHYILEKGRTVWSGTGVDLTSNAELVQRYVGL, from the coding sequence GTGCTGAGCGTCGCCAAACTGCAATCGGGTTACGGCCGGAGCCAGGTTCTCTTCGACGTCGAACTGGAGATCGGCGAGGGCGAGGTCGTCACCCTGCTCGGCCGCAACGGCATGGGCAAGACAACCACCGTCAAATCGATCATGGGCCTCGTCCGGCCGATGTCGGGCGAAGTGCGTTTTACCGGCCGCGATGTGCGCGGCGCGACGCCAGAGACGGTCGCCCGCCTTGGCGTCGGCCTGGTGCCGGAGGGCCGCCAGACCTTTGCCACGCTGACCGTGCGCGAAAATCTCGTCGCCACCGCCGCCAATCGTCTCGGCCGCAAGGACCCGTGGACGCTGGAACGCGTCTACGCGCTGTTCCCTAGGCTGAAGGAGCGGGCCGGGCAAGCTGCGGGAACTCTCTCCGGCGGCGAGCAGCAGATGCTGGTCGTCGGCCGGGCGCTGATGACCAACCCGAAGCTGCTCATCCTCGACGAGGCGACCGAAGGTCTTGCGCCGGTCATCCGCGCCGAGATCTGGGGATGCATCGAGGCGCTCAAGGCTGAAGGCCAGTCTATCCTCCTGATCGACAAGAACCTCAACGTGCTGAAGCGCCTCGCCGACCGCCACTACATTCTTGAGAAGGGCCGTACCGTCTGGTCGGGCACCGGCGTAGACCTGACCAGCAATGCCGAACTGGTGCAGCGCTATGTCGGGCTCTAA
- a CDS encoding branched-chain amino acid ABC transporter permease, producing the protein METSLKRPALLAGVLIALIALPTVADLTGYTALTSLATRVLIYGIAAASLNFVLGYGGMVSFGHAAFFGIGGYVVGILYQHYALGEPLLGFIPGTNQLLITIPVALVVSGIMAALIGALSLRTGGVQFIMITLAFAQMLFFLFVSLKTYGGDDGLIIRRANELPGLNMRDKQTVYYVCLAFAVLFFFVLWRIVNSRFGNVIVGLRQSERRMAAIGLPAYRYKLMAFVISGMGCGLAGALMANFLRFASPDMLHWTKSGELMVMVILGGVGTLFGPLIGAAVFIVLETLLASWTENWQLGLGLILLFVVLYTQGGVQALGARLFGRRA; encoded by the coding sequence ATGGAAACTTCACTCAAGCGACCTGCCTTGCTAGCCGGTGTGCTGATCGCGCTGATTGCGCTGCCGACGGTGGCGGACCTCACCGGTTACACCGCGCTGACGTCGCTGGCGACGCGCGTGCTGATCTACGGCATCGCAGCGGCCAGCCTCAATTTCGTGCTCGGCTATGGCGGCATGGTCAGCTTCGGCCACGCGGCCTTCTTCGGCATCGGCGGATATGTCGTCGGCATCCTCTACCAGCACTATGCGCTGGGCGAGCCGCTGCTCGGCTTCATCCCAGGCACCAACCAGCTGTTGATCACCATCCCTGTGGCGCTGGTGGTCTCAGGCATCATGGCGGCGCTCATCGGCGCGCTGTCGCTGCGCACCGGCGGCGTCCAGTTCATCATGATCACGCTCGCCTTCGCCCAGATGCTGTTCTTCCTGTTTGTCTCGCTCAAGACCTATGGCGGCGACGATGGCCTGATCATCCGCCGCGCCAACGAGCTGCCGGGCCTCAACATGCGCGATAAGCAGACGGTCTACTATGTCTGCCTCGCCTTCGCGGTGCTGTTTTTCTTCGTGCTCTGGCGCATCGTCAATTCGCGCTTCGGCAACGTCATCGTCGGCCTGCGACAGAGCGAGCGGCGCATGGCGGCGATCGGCCTGCCGGCGTATCGCTACAAGCTGATGGCTTTCGTGATCTCGGGCATGGGCTGCGGTCTTGCGGGGGCGCTGATGGCCAACTTCCTGCGCTTTGCCAGCCCCGATATGCTGCATTGGACCAAGTCGGGCGAACTGATGGTGATGGTCATCCTCGGCGGCGTCGGCACGCTGTTCGGGCCGCTGATCGGTGCCGCCGTGTTTATCGTGCTGGAAACGCTGCTCGCCTCGTGGACCGAGAACTGGCAGCTCGGCCTCGGCCTGATCCTGCTGTTCGTGGTGCTCTACACACAAGGCGGCGTGCAGGCGCTGGGCGCCCGTCTTTTCGGGAGGCGCGCATGA
- a CDS encoding ABC transporter ATP-binding protein, which yields MIRTGEVILETRGLSRSFGALKAVDGVNISVKAGQITGLIGPNGAGKSTLFGLIAGEVQPSAGEVIFAGQGISGLRPDRIFRAGLARTFQIPRPFPQMSVLENVMLSATGQSGEKFWNNWFRSGLVGAEERRARERAMDVLAFTGLADKARDLAGVLSGGQQKLLELARVMMVDPPLILLDEPTAGVNPTLIETLIDKIVALNQRGVAFLIVEHNMDMVMRICRHIVVMAQGKVIFDGEPAGVMKDQRIVDAYLGDVTVGELA from the coding sequence ATGATCCGGACGGGAGAAGTCATCCTCGAGACCCGCGGACTGTCGCGCAGCTTCGGTGCCCTCAAGGCGGTCGACGGCGTCAACATCTCGGTGAAGGCGGGGCAGATCACCGGCCTGATCGGGCCCAACGGTGCCGGCAAGAGCACGCTGTTCGGTCTCATTGCCGGTGAAGTCCAGCCAAGTGCAGGCGAGGTGATCTTCGCCGGGCAGGGCATTTCAGGTCTTCGGCCCGACCGGATCTTTCGTGCCGGCCTGGCACGCACCTTCCAGATACCTCGCCCTTTCCCGCAGATGTCGGTGCTGGAAAATGTCATGCTCTCGGCGACGGGCCAGTCGGGCGAAAAATTCTGGAACAACTGGTTTCGCAGTGGGCTGGTCGGCGCTGAAGAGCGCCGCGCGCGCGAAAGGGCGATGGACGTGCTTGCCTTCACCGGCCTGGCCGACAAGGCACGCGACCTCGCCGGCGTGCTCTCGGGCGGACAGCAGAAGCTTCTCGAGCTTGCCCGCGTGATGATGGTCGATCCGCCGCTGATCCTGCTCGACGAGCCGACGGCAGGTGTCAATCCGACCCTCATTGAAACGCTGATCGACAAGATCGTGGCGCTCAACCAGCGCGGTGTGGCCTTCCTTATCGTCGAGCACAACATGGACATGGTCATGCGCATCTGCCGCCACATCGTGGTGATGGCGCAGGGCAAGGTGATCTTCGATGGCGAGCCTGCAGGCGTCATGAAGGATCAGCGCATCGTCGATGCCTATCTTGGCGATGTGACAGTGGGAGAACTCGCATGA
- a CDS encoding ABC transporter substrate-binding protein: MKLKSSLIALAVASLCNSTAFALEPVKIGMITTLSGPAGYLGEDVRDGFQLAIDLEGGKLGGVPVKVLVEDDGLKPGNGRQIVERFLNDEGVRLFTGIVFSNVAGAAVPEIVDADAIFVSPNAGPSEFAGKGCHPNYFVLSWLTDTMQGSAGQNATDLGYKKAFVLAPNYQAGKDAVAGFKRYFKGEISGEIYTRLDQTDFAAEMAQIKAANPDVVFQFQPGGLGIAFLRQYQQSGLLGTVPMVVAEPSMDHAILKAVGEAAEGLNVSGSWNTDLDNDTNREFVARFSETYKRTPTMYAAQGYDTALAIASALKQSEGDVEDLDTFRAALLKTEFKTTRGSFSFGKNQHPVQDWYAMQVVKDDAGQLTLKTRKKLLEAHGDPFAGECDL; the protein is encoded by the coding sequence ATGAAACTGAAGTCCTCGCTCATTGCCCTCGCGGTCGCCTCGCTGTGCAACTCGACTGCATTCGCCCTGGAACCGGTCAAGATCGGCATGATCACGACGCTTTCCGGTCCGGCGGGCTATCTCGGCGAGGATGTGCGCGACGGCTTCCAGCTCGCGATCGACCTCGAAGGCGGAAAGCTTGGCGGCGTCCCCGTCAAGGTGCTGGTGGAAGACGACGGTCTCAAGCCTGGCAACGGTCGCCAGATCGTAGAGAGGTTTCTGAACGATGAAGGCGTCAGGCTGTTTACCGGCATCGTCTTCTCCAACGTGGCGGGTGCGGCTGTTCCCGAAATCGTCGACGCGGACGCGATCTTCGTCAGCCCCAATGCGGGGCCTTCCGAATTTGCCGGCAAGGGCTGCCACCCGAACTACTTTGTCCTTTCGTGGCTGACCGACACGATGCAGGGTAGCGCGGGCCAGAACGCCACCGACCTCGGCTACAAGAAGGCGTTCGTGCTTGCGCCGAACTACCAGGCCGGCAAGGACGCGGTCGCGGGTTTCAAACGCTACTTCAAGGGCGAGATATCGGGCGAGATCTATACGCGCCTTGACCAAACGGACTTTGCAGCGGAGATGGCCCAGATCAAGGCGGCCAATCCGGACGTGGTATTCCAGTTCCAGCCAGGTGGGCTTGGGATCGCCTTCCTGCGCCAATACCAGCAATCTGGCCTGCTTGGCACAGTGCCGATGGTGGTTGCCGAGCCTTCGATGGACCACGCCATCCTCAAGGCAGTGGGCGAGGCGGCGGAGGGATTGAATGTCTCGGGCTCCTGGAACACCGACCTCGACAATGACACCAACCGCGAGTTTGTCGCGAGGTTCTCCGAGACCTACAAGCGCACGCCGACGATGTATGCAGCGCAAGGCTACGATACCGCACTTGCCATCGCTTCGGCGCTCAAGCAGTCCGAGGGCGACGTAGAAGATCTCGATACATTCCGTGCAGCGCTGCTCAAAACCGAGTTCAAGACCACGCGCGGCAGCTTCAGCTTCGGCAAGAACCAGCATCCCGTGCAGGACTGGTATGCGATGCAGGTGGTGAAGGACGATGCCGGCCAGCTAACGCTGAAGACGCGCAAAAAGCTGCTCGAAGCGCATGGCGATCCGTTCGCCGGCGAATGCGACCTCTGA
- a CDS encoding ABC transporter ATP-binding protein: MSQPILNVRGLVKRFGGLLATDHVDITVNPGEIHALIGPNGAGKTTLISQLMGEIRPNEGTIEIDGRSVDGVPTSRRVLLGLARTFQITCLLPDYTVRDNVAIAVQIRQGHSFRFWGDVRREKMLAEEAAHHLATVGLECRADELVANLSHGEQKQLELAVALATKPRLLLLDEPMAGLGHVESQQMIETLRGLRSHVSMLLVEHDMEAVFALADRISVLVYGRVIATGTVDEIRDNPDVRTAYLGEGDELC; this comes from the coding sequence ATGAGCCAGCCGATCCTCAATGTCCGCGGCCTGGTCAAGCGCTTCGGCGGGCTGCTTGCCACCGACCATGTCGACATCACCGTCAATCCGGGCGAGATCCACGCCCTGATCGGCCCGAACGGTGCTGGCAAAACGACGCTGATCTCGCAGTTGATGGGCGAGATCAGGCCCAATGAAGGTACGATCGAGATTGACGGCAGGTCGGTCGACGGTGTGCCGACGTCCAGGCGCGTGTTGCTCGGTCTGGCTCGTACCTTCCAGATCACCTGCTTGCTGCCCGACTATACGGTACGCGACAACGTCGCCATCGCCGTGCAGATTCGGCAGGGACACAGTTTCCGCTTCTGGGGTGATGTGCGCCGCGAGAAGATGCTGGCCGAGGAGGCGGCGCACCACCTCGCGACCGTGGGGCTCGAGTGTCGCGCCGACGAGCTGGTCGCCAATCTCTCCCATGGTGAGCAGAAGCAGCTGGAACTGGCGGTGGCCCTTGCGACCAAGCCGCGACTTCTGTTGCTCGACGAGCCGATGGCCGGCCTCGGCCATGTCGAGAGCCAGCAGATGATCGAGACTTTGCGCGGTCTGAGGAGCCATGTCTCGATGCTGCTTGTCGAGCACGACATGGAGGCGGTGTTCGCTCTTGCCGACCGCATCTCGGTGCTGGTCTACGGGCGCGTCATCGCCACCGGCACTGTCGACGAGATCCGGGACAATCCGGACGTGCGCACCGCCTATCTTGGTGAAGGAGACGAGCTGTGCTGA
- a CDS encoding RidA family protein, which yields MTRKAIYSGSPFEELAGYSRALVDGNWVFVSGTAGHDPAIGGFAPEAEAQARRSLAIIAGALAEADAHISDIVSVRVYLASRDDVMAVSRVLGETFADPRPTNTTIICGFPVEEIKVEIEVIARRKAGAAENDSQVI from the coding sequence GTGACGAGAAAAGCTATCTATTCCGGCTCTCCCTTTGAGGAACTGGCCGGTTATTCCCGGGCGCTGGTGGACGGCAACTGGGTTTTCGTTTCCGGTACCGCCGGACATGATCCGGCGATTGGCGGGTTCGCGCCCGAGGCAGAAGCGCAGGCGCGACGCTCGCTCGCCATCATCGCCGGGGCCCTGGCTGAGGCGGATGCGCACATTTCGGATATCGTGTCGGTGCGCGTGTATCTCGCCAGCCGCGACGACGTGATGGCTGTTTCCAGGGTGCTCGGCGAGACCTTCGCCGATCCTCGGCCAACCAACACGACCATCATCTGCGGCTTCCCCGTCGAAGAGATCAAGGTCGAGATCGAAGTGATCGCGCGCCGCAAGGCCGGCGCTGCGGAAAATGACAGTCAGGTGATTTGA
- a CDS encoding MBL fold metallo-hydrolase: MRVRRLQLPEFGIELEQLHAGSVVVTCIPDMANVAWPARAIFAGLSREDLEAARRRSPEGTVDPEGGTVALSFNCYVIETPDYVALIDGGIGDAKERPHRPAWHRRETQFLQTLLALGISPERVDIVINTHLHADHVGWNTRREGETWRPTFPNARYVVAETELAHWIGIHEASVDGNTLHGAFADSVLPIIRSVGFEAVASDAEVANGLQLKPAPGHSPGMVVVSLDTGEGEVLFLADAVHHPLQLGDDSIVCNFCEDPAQARATRIGLLGAAAAAGTVLAPYHFPAPVFGRLTAEAASFRFVPLDIDAPGQPAINNAR; encoded by the coding sequence ATGAGGGTCCGTCGGCTCCAACTTCCAGAATTCGGCATCGAACTGGAGCAGCTACATGCCGGCTCAGTTGTGGTGACCTGCATCCCCGACATGGCAAATGTTGCCTGGCCGGCGCGTGCGATCTTCGCGGGGCTGTCACGCGAGGATCTGGAAGCTGCTCGCAGGCGTTCGCCTGAAGGCACTGTCGATCCCGAGGGCGGGACGGTGGCGCTCAGCTTCAATTGCTACGTCATCGAGACACCTGATTATGTGGCGCTGATCGACGGTGGCATCGGCGACGCCAAGGAGCGGCCGCACCGGCCGGCCTGGCATCGCCGCGAAACCCAATTCCTCCAGACGCTGCTGGCGCTCGGCATTTCGCCCGAGCGTGTCGACATCGTCATCAACACGCATCTGCACGCCGACCATGTCGGCTGGAACACAAGGCGGGAAGGCGAAACCTGGCGGCCGACCTTTCCCAATGCGCGCTACGTCGTCGCCGAAACCGAGCTTGCCCATTGGATTGGTATCCACGAGGCGTCGGTCGACGGCAACACGCTGCATGGCGCCTTCGCCGATAGCGTGTTGCCCATCATCCGGTCCGTAGGCTTCGAGGCAGTGGCTTCGGACGCCGAGGTGGCCAATGGGCTGCAACTGAAGCCGGCGCCCGGACATTCGCCCGGCATGGTGGTGGTCTCGCTCGACACGGGCGAGGGCGAGGTGCTGTTTCTGGCCGATGCTGTCCACCATCCGCTGCAGCTCGGCGATGACAGCATCGTCTGCAATTTCTGCGAGGACCCGGCCCAGGCGCGCGCGACGCGGATCGGCCTGCTCGGTGCGGCGGCTGCTGCGGGCACCGTACTTGCGCCTTACCATTTTCCCGCCCCTGTCTTCGGCCGGTTGACGGCGGAGGCGGCTTCGTTCCGGTTCGTGCCTCTAGACATCGACGCACCCGGCCAGCCTGCAATCAACAATGCGCGCTAG
- a CDS encoding ABC transporter substrate-binding protein has protein sequence MRKTILAASIAALAAFPAFAADPVKIGMITTLSGPAGYLGQDIRDGFKLAMEDGKLGGVPVELVVEDDGLKPGQGKQIAERFLGEEGIKLFTGIVFSNVAGATVPDIVDNDAFYISPNAAPSNMAGKECNPNYFVVSWQNDSLHESAGQNATNLGYKKAFVLAPNYQAGKDAIAGFKRYFKGEIAGEIYTRLDQTDFAAELAQVRAAKPDVVFQFHPGGLGITFLRQYEQAGLMKEIPMVVAEPSMDGVTLAAVGDAALGLNVTSHWNSDFDNAANKKFMEAWTKAYNRPVTYYASQGYDAALAYASALKATGGSLDDADAFRDALRKADFESVRGKFAFGPNQHPVQNWYALKVEKGADGKPMLKTVGDVFKDHGDAYSAECKM, from the coding sequence GTGAGGAAAACCATTCTTGCCGCATCGATCGCAGCGCTTGCGGCGTTTCCGGCTTTCGCTGCCGACCCGGTCAAGATCGGCATGATCACCACGCTATCGGGCCCGGCCGGCTATCTCGGCCAAGACATTCGCGACGGCTTCAAGCTTGCCATGGAAGACGGCAAGCTGGGCGGCGTGCCGGTCGAGCTGGTCGTCGAGGACGATGGCCTGAAGCCTGGCCAGGGCAAGCAGATCGCCGAACGCTTCCTCGGTGAGGAAGGCATCAAGCTGTTCACCGGCATCGTGTTCTCAAACGTCGCCGGTGCCACCGTTCCCGATATCGTCGACAACGACGCCTTCTACATCAGCCCCAATGCCGCGCCGTCGAACATGGCCGGCAAGGAGTGCAACCCGAACTATTTCGTCGTCTCCTGGCAGAACGACAGCCTGCATGAGAGTGCCGGCCAGAACGCCACCAATCTCGGCTACAAGAAGGCTTTCGTGCTGGCCCCGAACTATCAGGCCGGCAAGGACGCCATCGCCGGCTTCAAGCGCTACTTCAAGGGCGAGATCGCAGGCGAAATCTACACCCGTCTCGACCAGACCGATTTCGCTGCAGAACTCGCTCAGGTCCGCGCGGCCAAACCCGACGTGGTCTTCCAGTTCCATCCGGGCGGCCTCGGCATCACCTTCCTGCGCCAGTACGAGCAGGCAGGCCTGATGAAGGAAATCCCGATGGTGGTGGCCGAGCCGTCGATGGACGGCGTGACGCTCGCCGCCGTCGGCGACGCGGCCCTCGGCCTCAACGTTACGAGCCACTGGAACTCCGACTTCGACAACGCGGCCAACAAGAAGTTCATGGAAGCCTGGACCAAGGCCTACAACCGCCCGGTCACCTACTATGCCAGCCAGGGTTATGACGCGGCTCTTGCCTATGCCTCGGCGTTGAAGGCGACCGGCGGCAGCCTCGACGACGCCGATGCCTTCCGCGACGCCCTGCGCAAGGCCGACTTCGAATCCGTGCGCGGCAAGTTCGCCTTTGGCCCCAACCAGCACCCGGTGCAGAACTGGTACGCGCTGAAGGTCGAGAAGGGCGCCGATGGCAAGCCGATGCTGAAGACGGTCGGCGACGTGTTCAAGGACCACGGCGACGCCTATTCGGCCGAATGCAAGATGTAA
- a CDS encoding branched-chain amino acid ABC transporter permease, whose protein sequence is MTLFLEQLLNGVQFGVMLFLLAAGLTLIFGIMGVINLAHGSIYMIGAYAGTWVAAETGSFWLGIPAALAAAAIAGVAIEFLVVRRLYQRDHLDQVLATFGLILIFNQTITILFGRQPLFVSMPALLDGSVELLPGLFYPIYRLTIILVGLLVAVGLYLLINKTRIGMLVRAGSTNREMVRALGVDIRLLYTLVFGLGALLAGLAGFMAGPILAVQVGMGEQILITTFVVVVIGGVGSIRGAFFASLVLGIVDTSLRAYLPGLLRQVMVGPEADALGAGISSMGIYLLMAIVLLIRPKGLFIRNS, encoded by the coding sequence ATGACGCTCTTCCTCGAACAATTGCTCAACGGCGTGCAGTTCGGCGTGATGCTGTTCTTGCTGGCTGCCGGCCTGACGCTGATCTTCGGCATCATGGGCGTCATCAACCTGGCGCATGGGTCGATCTACATGATTGGCGCCTATGCCGGCACCTGGGTCGCGGCCGAGACCGGATCGTTCTGGCTCGGCATTCCAGCAGCCCTTGCGGCGGCAGCCATTGCTGGCGTCGCCATCGAATTCCTGGTCGTGCGCAGGCTTTATCAGCGTGACCATCTCGACCAGGTGCTGGCGACTTTCGGCCTGATCCTGATCTTCAACCAGACCATCACCATCCTGTTCGGCCGCCAGCCGCTGTTCGTGTCGATGCCGGCGCTGCTGGACGGCTCGGTTGAGCTGCTGCCCGGGCTGTTCTACCCGATCTATCGCCTCACCATCATTCTGGTTGGCCTGCTGGTTGCCGTCGGCCTGTATCTGCTGATCAACAAGACCCGTATCGGCATGTTGGTTCGCGCCGGCTCGACCAATCGCGAGATGGTGCGCGCGCTCGGCGTCGACATCCGCCTGCTCTACACGCTGGTCTTCGGTCTCGGCGCGTTGCTTGCCGGTCTCGCCGGCTTCATGGCCGGGCCGATCCTCGCAGTGCAGGTCGGCATGGGCGAGCAGATCCTGATCACCACCTTCGTCGTTGTCGTCATCGGCGGTGTCGGCTCTATCCGCGGCGCTTTCTTCGCCAGCCTCGTGCTCGGCATCGTCGACACCAGCCTGCGCGCCTATCTGCCGGGCCTGCTGCGTCAGGTGATGGTTGGTCCCGAGGCCGATGCGCTGGGCGCCGGCATCTCGTCGATGGGCATCTACCTTCTGATGGCGATCGTGCTTCTGATCCGGCCGAAAGGCCTCTTCATCCGGAATTCCTGA